The DNA window AAAACCATTTATATCAACGCTCCCGAAGGATTGATAGAAATGAATTTCGAAACTAAAAAGTAAAAATTTCTGCCCTTGCCTTTTCAATTCAAACAATTCAGTATCGACGATAGCGGGTGTGCTATGAAAATAGGCACGGATGGCTGCCTGCTTGGAGCATGGGCAAACATCGAGAATACCACTTCAATTCTTGATATTGGTACAGGAAGTGGAGTTATAGCCCTGATGCTTGCACAGCGAAGCAATGCAACGATTGATGCTGTTGAAATTGATAATGATGCATACCAACAAGCATTAAAAAATATTTCTGAAAGCCCATGGAAAAACAGAACGAATGTTATTCATTCCTCTATCCAGGAATACGTAAAATCATGTACAAAAAAATATGATTTGATCGTAAGCTGCCCTCCATACTTTCTGAATTCGCTAAAAGCTCCCGATAAAAAAAGAAGATTAGCCCGTCATACCGATTCACTCTCTTTTGAAGAATTAATTTCAGGTGCATTACGATTGCTAAAACCAGAAGGAAAATTTTGCACTATCATTCCTTTTGATAGTTTTAAATTATTCAGTGATATTGCACTTATTGAAGGTTTTCATACCGTAAAGATTACGGAAGCCGAACCAAAAGCCGAAGCCACTCCTGTTCGGGTGCTATTGGAAATGCAACGAGAAAAAATGCCCTGCATAAAAAATAAAATTCCTATTCTTGATAAAGAAGGGAAAAACTATACATCGGAATATATAGAACTGACAAAGGATTTCTATATTATTTTTTAATTCCAATTTTGATTAACTTTACAACATTAAGCATTTACCAGGTATAAAATGAATTTTAAAGAATTCGGATTCAACCCA is part of the Bacteroidales bacterium genome and encodes:
- a CDS encoding methyltransferase, with amino-acid sequence MPFQFKQFSIDDSGCAMKIGTDGCLLGAWANIENTTSILDIGTGSGVIALMLAQRSNATIDAVEIDNDAYQQALKNISESPWKNRTNVIHSSIQEYVKSCTKKYDLIVSCPPYFLNSLKAPDKKRRLARHTDSLSFEELISGALRLLKPEGKFCTIIPFDSFKLFSDIALIEGFHTVKITEAEPKAEATPVRVLLEMQREKMPCIKNKIPILDKEGKNYTSEYIELTKDFYIIF